The Enterobacter kobei genome has a segment encoding these proteins:
- the hflD gene encoding high frequency lysogenization protein HflD has product MAKNYYDITLALAGICQSARLVQQLAHQGHCDADALHVSLNSVIDLNPGSTLGVFGGSETNLRLGLETLLGVLNASSRQGLNAELTRYTLSLMVLERKLSAAKGALNTLGDRIGGLQRQLDHFDLQSETLLSAMAGIYVDVISPLGPRIQVTGSPAVLQSPQVQAKVRASLLAGIRAAVLWHQVGGGRLQLMFSRNRLTTQAKQILAHC; this is encoded by the coding sequence GTGGCGAAGAACTACTACGACATCACCCTGGCGCTGGCAGGAATTTGCCAGTCTGCCCGTCTGGTGCAACAGCTGGCGCATCAGGGTCATTGCGATGCCGATGCCCTGCACGTTTCACTCAACAGCGTTATCGACCTTAACCCCGGTTCAACTCTGGGTGTATTTGGTGGGAGTGAAACCAATCTTCGTCTCGGTCTTGAAACCCTGCTTGGCGTGCTTAACGCCAGTAGTCGTCAAGGGTTAAACGCAGAACTGACCCGCTACACCTTAAGCCTGATGGTACTTGAGCGTAAGTTGAGCGCGGCGAAAGGCGCGCTCAATACCCTGGGCGATCGTATCGGCGGGCTCCAGCGTCAACTCGACCATTTTGATCTGCAATCCGAAACGCTGCTGAGCGCGATGGCCGGTATTTACGTTGATGTCATCAGCCCGCTGGGCCCACGTATTCAGGTCACCGGATCCCCTGCCGTGCTGCAAAGCCCACAGGTGCAGGCAAAAGTACGTGCGTCCCTGCTGGCAGGGATCCGCGCCGCCGTGCTGTGGCATCAGGTTGGCGGTGGCCGTCTGCAGTTAATGTTTTCTCGTAATCGCCTGACCACTCAGGCAAAACAAATTCTTGCTCATTGTTAA
- the mnmA gene encoding tRNA 2-thiouridine(34) synthase MnmA, with amino-acid sequence MSDNSQKKVIVGMSGGVDSSVSAYLLQQQGYKVEGLFMKNWEEDDGEEYCTAAADLADAQAVCDKLGIELHTVNFAAEYWDNVFELFLEEYKAGRTPNPDILCNKEIKFKAFLEFAAEDLGADYIATGHYVRRADVNGKSQLLRGLDGNKDQSYFLYTLSHEQIAQSLFPVGELEKPQVRKIAEELDLITAKKKDSTGICFIGERKFRDFLGRYLPAQPGKIVTVDGDEIGQHQGLMYHTLGQRKGLGIGGTKDGSEDPWYVVDKDVENNILVVAQGHDHPRLMSVGLIAQQLHWVDREPLKGTLRCTVKTRYRQTDIPCTVTALDDDRIDVRFDEPVAAVTPGQSAVFYSGEICLGGGIIEQRLPLPAV; translated from the coding sequence ATGTCAGATAACAGCCAGAAAAAAGTGATCGTCGGCATGTCCGGCGGTGTCGATTCCTCCGTTTCCGCCTACCTGTTACAGCAACAGGGCTATAAGGTGGAGGGCCTGTTCATGAAGAACTGGGAGGAAGATGATGGCGAGGAATACTGCACTGCCGCTGCGGATCTCGCCGATGCGCAGGCCGTGTGCGATAAGCTCGGCATTGAACTGCACACCGTTAACTTTGCTGCAGAATACTGGGATAACGTCTTTGAACTGTTCCTGGAAGAGTACAAAGCGGGGCGCACCCCGAACCCGGATATTCTGTGCAACAAAGAGATCAAATTTAAAGCCTTCCTGGAATTCGCTGCGGAAGATCTGGGCGCAGACTACATTGCGACCGGCCACTACGTGCGTCGTGCAGATGTGAATGGCAAAAGCCAACTGCTGCGCGGTCTGGACGGCAACAAAGATCAGAGCTACTTCCTTTATACCCTGAGCCACGAACAGATCGCCCAGAGCCTGTTCCCGGTTGGCGAGCTGGAAAAGCCGCAGGTACGTAAAATCGCGGAAGAGCTGGACCTGATCACCGCAAAGAAAAAGGACTCTACCGGCATCTGTTTCATCGGTGAGCGCAAATTCCGTGATTTCCTTGGCCGCTACCTGCCTGCACAGCCGGGTAAAATTGTCACCGTTGATGGCGATGAGATCGGCCAGCACCAGGGGCTGATGTACCATACTTTAGGCCAGCGCAAAGGTCTGGGTATCGGTGGAACCAAAGATGGCAGCGAAGATCCGTGGTATGTGGTCGACAAAGATGTCGAAAACAATATTCTGGTTGTCGCCCAGGGGCACGACCATCCGCGTCTGATGTCCGTTGGCCTTATCGCGCAACAGCTGCACTGGGTCGATCGCGAGCCGCTGAAAGGCACGCTGCGCTGCACGGTGAAAACGCGCTACCGTCAGACCGATATTCCTTGCACCGTTACCGCGCTCGATGACGATCGCATTGACGTGCGTTTTGACGAGCCGGTTGCCGCCGTCACCCCAGGTCAGTCTGCTGTCTTCTACAGCGGCGAAATCTGCCTGGGCGGCGGGATCATTGAACAGCGCCTGCCGCTGCCCGCTGTTTAA
- a CDS encoding NUDIX hydrolase, whose translation MFKPHVTVACVVHAQGKFLVVEESINGKALWNQPAGHLEANETLLQAAKRELWEETGIHAEPQHFIRLHQWIAPDSTPFLRFLFAVELSEMCATEPQDDDIDRCLWVTAEEILNAPNLRSPLVAESIRCWQSAGRLPLEVIGAFNWPFTEGANGGGA comes from the coding sequence ATGTTTAAACCTCATGTTACGGTCGCCTGCGTGGTCCACGCCCAGGGTAAATTCCTTGTGGTCGAAGAGAGCATTAACGGTAAAGCGCTGTGGAACCAGCCAGCCGGGCACCTTGAAGCCAATGAGACCTTACTGCAGGCAGCAAAACGCGAGCTGTGGGAAGAGACCGGCATACACGCTGAACCCCAGCACTTTATCCGACTGCATCAGTGGATTGCGCCCGATAGCACCCCGTTCCTGCGCTTCTTGTTTGCCGTCGAGCTTAGCGAAATGTGCGCCACAGAGCCGCAGGATGACGATATCGACCGCTGCCTGTGGGTGACTGCCGAGGAGATCCTTAACGCGCCAAACCTGCGCTCGCCGCTGGTTGCGGAAAGCATTCGCTGCTGGCAGTCTGCTGGCCGCTTACCGCTGGAAGTCATCGGCGCATTTAACTGGCCGTTTACAGAGGGTGCCAATGGTGGGGGGGCGTGA